In Methanobacterium sp., the DNA window GAAAAGATGAACTATATGCCCAAACACATAATGATTTTTATAGTGAGAAGTATAAACATGGGTATGACAGAGTAATATTCATTGATTTAATTTTATATAAAAAAATATTATTTAAAGGAGATAAACAATGATAACGCTTATTGGAAAAGATCTTGCAGAAGAAGGACTTAAATTCATTCAATATGGGGCTTCTGCAGAATGTGAAGCGTGTAGATTTAGAAATACGTGCATAGATTCTCTTGAAGAAGGAAAAATGTATGTAATAAAGGATGTAAAGGATACAGAACATCCCTGCCCTATTCACAACAATGGAAAAGTAAAAGTAGTTGAAGTGGAAAGAGCAGATATTGAAACACTTGTTGATTCTAAAAAGGCTTTTGAGGGATCTATGATTGTAGTTGACTTTCCAGAATGTGATAAAGAGTGTACTATGAGAGATTTATGTTTTCCCGAAGGTTTATACGAAGGGGACAAATGTAAAATTATTAAAACAATAGGAAAATCTCCTAATAAGTGTTTAAATGGTTTAAATCTTAGTTTAGTACTTTTAAGGCAATAAAATATATTTACATTTTCATATTACTTGTTATTATTTATATTTTAAAATTATAGGATAGAGGTTTAATTTATGGAACTAAAAAAAATAGTAGGATATGCTGCTGCAGAATTAGTAGAAAATGGAAACGTGGTTGGACTTGGAACTGGATCTACAACCCATTATTTTATAGAAAAACTGGGTGAACGTATTAAAAATGAAAATATGGAAATATTAGGTATCCCTACCTCTTATCAGTCATTTTTACTTGCAAAGGATTCTGGAATTATAATTACAACTCTTGAAGAAAATAATATTGACATTTCAGTTGATGGTGCAGATGAAGTTGACAGTAACTTTAATCTAATAAAAGGAGGAGGAGCTGCGCATACAATTGAAAAAATCGTTGATGAAGCTGCAACAAAGTTTGTAGTCATTGTAGATGATTCAAAAATAGTTGATAAACTTGGAGCATTCCCTGTTCCTCTTGAAGTGATACCTCAAGCTTGTAGAACTGTAAGTAATCATGTAAAAAAATTTGAAGGAATACCTTCTTTAAGAATGGCAAAAATGAAAGACGGGCCAGTTATAACAGATAATGGTAATTTCATTGTTGATGTTCAGTTTAACGCCATAGAAAACCCTGCAAATTTAGAAAAAGATCTTAATGCAATTCCTGGTGTTGTAGAAAATGGAATATTTGCCGGAATTGTAGATGAAGTTTTAGTAGGGACTGCTGAAGGTGTTAAAACTTTAAAAAAAGTGTAAATTAAAAATAAAAATATTTTTTTTATTTATTTTGATGGTCAGATATTGATTTTTCAACCACTCTAATTATTGCATCATCTAAAAATTGGGTTCCACCATCAATTTCATCGGAAACAATGGGGATATTATCACAGTATACTACATCTAAACCTGATTTTAGGGCATCTTTAGTTGCTACGTCAACTGCAGCAGCTTTTAACTCTGTAAGCATTATATCTGCATCATCAATATATTTAACAATGTCTTTTTGAAGTAACGGTCTGTTAGAAAGATGAGGTGTTGTGCCAACAACTTTACAGCCATAATTATCTTCAAGATGTTTTACGAGCACTTTTTTTACTGAATCTGGAGCAGTTGTTGCAAATAGAACATTCTTATTGGTTATATCATCTAAAGGCTTTGGTCTAAAAAAGGTAGGTATAACTTCAGCTTCAGGATTAATTTCCTTTATAAACTCCATAATTCGTTTAACTTTTTTTGGACTTGCCATTGGCTCTTCACACATAGTAAGAATCACTAAATCTGCTAATTTTATTCTGTAAGGTCCAAAAAACATTTCTATATTGTATATCGGCTGATTAGCTCCTACGAGCACGATATGTCTGTTAGTTTTAATTGGGGGAATTGCAGCTCCGCTACCTTCCATAATTATAAAATCTGCATCAACTTCATTTGCAAGCTGAGCACCTTTTTTCATGTTGGTGATAAAAACATCCCCAGCCATACCACCACCGCATCTACGGCATCCAATAGTTAAAACACGGCTCATCAAGGCATCTTCCCAGTGATCTGAAGCAGCGTGTACACCTTTATCTGATTGTTCCATCAAGTATTGAGGAGTGATTTTTATTTGATCTCCACGGACAATTTCAGGATTTTCAGGACCGCCTCTAC includes these proteins:
- a CDS encoding UPF0179 family protein, translated to MITLIGKDLAEEGLKFIQYGASAECEACRFRNTCIDSLEEGKMYVIKDVKDTEHPCPIHNNGKVKVVEVERADIETLVDSKKAFEGSMIVVDFPECDKECTMRDLCFPEGLYEGDKCKIIKTIGKSPNKCLNGLNLSLVLLRQ
- a CDS encoding 2,3-diphosphoglycerate synthetase, with translation MKSLRKMICLVDGEHYLPVTKSALDMLDNIEHNEIVAVVFIGGTEKLRDASEEGISEKLERPVHFGDDHHKIPYNVIGEMIKKYDADVVMDLSDEPIVDYSKRFKMATIALENGISYEGPDFKFDPLSEHDILKKPSLKILGTGKRIGKTAVSAYAARLIHEKEYNPCIVAMGRGGPENPEIVRGDQIKITPQYLMEQSDKGVHAASDHWEDALMSRVLTIGCRRCGGGMAGDVFITNMKKGAQLANEVDADFIIMEGSGAAIPPIKTNRHIVLVGANQPIYNIEMFFGPYRIKLADLVILTMCEEPMASPKKVKRIMEFIKEINPEAEVIPTFFRPKPLDDITNKNVLFATTAPDSVKKVLVKHLEDNYGCKVVGTTPHLSNRPLLQKDIVKYIDDADIMLTELKAAAVDVATKDALKSGLDVVYCDNIPIVSDEIDGGTQFLDDAIIRVVEKSISDHQNK
- the rpiA gene encoding ribose-5-phosphate isomerase RpiA, translated to MELKKIVGYAAAELVENGNVVGLGTGSTTHYFIEKLGERIKNENMEILGIPTSYQSFLLAKDSGIIITTLEENNIDISVDGADEVDSNFNLIKGGGAAHTIEKIVDEAATKFVVIVDDSKIVDKLGAFPVPLEVIPQACRTVSNHVKKFEGIPSLRMAKMKDGPVITDNGNFIVDVQFNAIENPANLEKDLNAIPGVVENGIFAGIVDEVLVGTAEGVKTLKKV